A genome region from Myripristis murdjan chromosome 16, fMyrMur1.1, whole genome shotgun sequence includes the following:
- the sox4b gene encoding transcription factor SOX-4b, whose protein sequence is MVQKMSHTESTAEALSFFAGDSSSDSGACMDLDPAASPPSPGSTASSTAGDKLGDNPAWCKTPSGHIKRPMNAFMVWSQIERRKIMEQSPDMHNAEISKRLGKRWKLLRDSDKIPFIREAERLRLKHMADYPDYKYRPRKKVKSSASKPGGNGEKGEKLSSSSNNTSTKSSSSSRKSGSKSPSSSSSKPHKSLFGSSSSSSTKASSFSSEHPSEHHHNSLYKSKSVSSAAKQIPDGKKAKRVYVFGSSGGNMSVSPASSVAVPASPTLSSSAESSDPLSLYEDAASGREEGGESPSSSGSLGGSSERHGRHAYAARRASSPTPSGSHSSASSHSSSSSEDEEFEDDLLDINPSPSFDSMSLGSFGSSVLDRDLDLNFESGSGGSHFEFPDYCTPEVSEMISGDWLESTISNLVFTY, encoded by the coding sequence ATGGTGCAGAAAATGAGCCACACTGAGAGCACCGCTGAGGCGCTATCCTTTTTCGCCGGGGACTCGAGCTCCGACTCCGGGGCGTGCATGGACCTGGACCCAGCCGCATCACCTCCCTCCCCGGGCTCCACCGCTTCTTCGACCGCCGGGGACAAGCTGGGAGACAACCCGGCATGGTGCAAAACCCCCAGCGGCCACATCAAGCGACCCATGAACGCATTTATGGTCTGGTCGCAGATAGAGCGGAGGAAGATCATGGAGCAGTCGCCGGACATGCACAACGCTGAGATCTCCAAGCGGCTGGGGAAGCGGTGGAAGCTGCTCAGAGACAGCGACAAGATCCCCTTCATCCGGGAGGCGGAGCGGCTCAGGCTCAAGCACATGGCGGACTATCCCGACTACAAGTACCGGCCGAGGAAGAAGGTGAAATCGAGCGCCTCCAAACCTGGCGGCAACGGGGAGAAGGGAGAAAAACTCAGCAGTAGCTCTAACAACACCAGCACTAAGTCATCCTCATCTTCGAGGAAGAGCGGATCCAAatcacccagcagcagcagcagcaaacccCACAAATCACTCTtcgggagcagcagcagcagtagcaccAAAGCATCATCCTTTTCCTCCGAGCACCCATCCGAGCACCACCACAACTCCCTCTACAAGTCGAAATCGGTCTCCTCGGCGGCCAAGCAGATCCCGGACGGCAAGAAAGCCAAGCGGGTGTACGTTTTCGGAAGCAGCGGGGGCAACATGAGCGTGAGCCCCGCGTCCTCCGTGGCGGTGCCGGCCAGCCCGACGCTCAGCAGCTCGGCGGAGTCTAGCGATCCGCTCAGCCTGTACGAGGACGCGGCCAGCGgcagggaggagggcggggAGTCACCCAGTAGCAGCGGCAGCTTGGGCGGCTCTTCGGAGCGACATGGCCGGCACGCGTACGCCGCTCGGCGGGCTTCCTCCCCTACTCCCTCCGGCTCCCACTCCTCCGCCTcgtcccactcctcctcctcatcggAGGATGAAGAGTTCGAGGATGACTTGCTCGACATCAACCCGAGCCCCAGCTTCGACAGCATGTCACTGGGGAGCTTCGGCTCCTCGGTGCTGGACAGGGACTTGGATTTGAACTTTGAGTCCGGCTCTGGGGGCTCCCACTTCGAGTTCCCCGACTACTGCACGCCCGAGGTCAGTGAGATGATCTCCGGGGACTGGCTGGAGTCCACCATCTCCAACCTGGTGTTCACTTATTGA